In Candidatus Poribacteria bacterium, a single genomic region encodes these proteins:
- a CDS encoding sigma-54 dependent transcriptional regulator, producing METILIVDDEKNTLKMLSQGLKMRGYQALTAASGEQALQQCAKSEVNLVLLDIRMENGMDGIETLVKLRELYPTLNVVMMSAQQDIEIAVKTMELGAKRYITKPISIDKILSNVQPFLEISRLSQENEILKSQITITDEMVGESAAVSYLRSQIKRVAGSKLGVLISGENGTGKQLVANAIHQQSRRAGKTFIPLNCAALPDELIESELFGHERGAFTGADSQRKGRFELAHGGTLFLDEIGDMSLKAQAKVLRVIETGEVERLGGNQIRTVDVRIITATNKRLPEEIENGRFRRDLFYRLNVVPIQVPPLRERMEDIPVLVKYFAERLQLDMGSTPKVIDPAAYVVFQSYHWPGNIRELKNIVERLLIMVNRDVVMAPDVAEALSLTPQPSPLYPATAPSLESPMGIPLYKPGMALSQMVDDAEAQCILAALEENKWNIRRTSEVLEVERSNLYKKMNKYGISRPDSGN from the coding sequence ATGGAAACTATTCTGATTGTAGACGATGAAAAAAATACGCTTAAGATGTTATCCCAGGGTCTCAAGATGCGTGGGTATCAAGCCCTGACGGCTGCCAGTGGTGAGCAGGCATTACAACAGTGCGCTAAGTCCGAGGTCAATCTTGTGCTCTTAGATATCCGCATGGAAAACGGTATGGATGGCATTGAGACGCTTGTAAAACTCCGGGAACTCTATCCAACGTTGAATGTCGTTATGATGTCGGCGCAACAGGATATCGAGATCGCTGTTAAGACGATGGAGCTCGGTGCAAAGCGGTACATCACGAAACCCATCAGTATTGATAAAATTTTATCCAATGTCCAACCGTTTTTGGAAATATCGCGCTTATCACAAGAAAACGAGATTCTGAAGTCACAAATCACGATAACCGATGAGATGGTGGGTGAGAGTGCCGCTGTTTCGTATCTCCGTTCACAAATTAAGCGAGTCGCTGGCAGCAAACTTGGGGTTCTGATTTCTGGGGAGAATGGCACAGGTAAACAACTGGTTGCGAACGCCATTCATCAACAGAGCAGACGCGCTGGGAAAACCTTTATCCCACTCAACTGTGCCGCCCTTCCCGATGAACTCATTGAGAGTGAACTTTTTGGACATGAGCGAGGCGCATTTACTGGTGCCGATTCGCAACGGAAGGGACGTTTTGAACTCGCACACGGCGGCACCCTCTTTCTTGATGAAATCGGCGATATGAGCCTAAAAGCGCAAGCCAAGGTACTCCGCGTCATCGAGACCGGCGAAGTTGAACGCCTCGGTGGTAACCAGATTCGGACGGTCGATGTCCGAATTATTACAGCGACTAACAAGCGACTTCCAGAAGAAATTGAGAACGGACGGTTCCGGCGCGACCTCTTCTATCGACTTAACGTTGTGCCTATTCAGGTCCCGCCGCTTCGCGAACGGATGGAGGATATCCCGGTGTTAGTCAAATATTTTGCTGAGCGTTTGCAGCTGGATATGGGGTCCACGCCAAAGGTCATTGATCCAGCAGCTTACGTCGTATTTCAGAGTTACCATTGGCCCGGGAACATCCGAGAGTTGAAGAATATTGTTGAACGTCTCCTCATTATGGTGAATCGCGATGTCGTGATGGCACCGGATGTCGCTGAAGCGTTGTCTTTGACCCCTCAGCCCTCTCCACTTTACCCGGCGACTGCACCCTCCTTGGAGTCTCCTATGGGAATACCCCTCTACAAGCCGGGAATGGCACTAAGTCAGATGGTGGATGATGCCGAAGCGCAATGTATTCTTGCGGCTTTGGAAGAAAATAAGTGGAACATCCGGCGAACTTCAGAAGTATTAGAGGTTGAGCGGAGTAACTTGTACAAAAAGATGAACAAATACGGCATTTCCCGTCCAGACTCAGGGAATTAG
- a CDS encoding type II secretion system protein GspG translates to MPRKHISENSGITRLQLLILIIIVVLIGVLSFPPWLEYRRVSTADIDVETIATAIKKYFRHTGHYPTSLNALMTDPGLEGWRGNYLESIPETPWGGSYALLQDTYKVGIAKDHPRVPEKYRVGGVAEISRVYHADARLGEQYWW, encoded by the coding sequence ATGCCACGGAAACATATCAGCGAAAACAGCGGGATAACTCGCCTCCAACTCCTTATCCTTATTATCATAGTTGTTTTGATTGGCGTACTCTCTTTTCCACCATGGTTAGAATATCGTAGAGTGAGCACGGCGGATATAGATGTCGAGACTATTGCTACTGCTATTAAAAAGTACTTCAGACACACGGGACATTATCCGACGAGTTTGAATGCATTGATGACGGATCCTGGTCTTGAAGGATGGCGTGGAAATTACTTGGAGTCTATCCCTGAAACACCTTGGGGCGGCAGCTACGCGCTCCTGCAGGACACCTATAAGGTCGGGATAGCGAAAGATCACCCCCGCGTGCCAGAAAAGTATCGCGTCGGCGGTGTCGCGGAGATCAGTCGCGTCTATCATGCCGACGCCCGTCTCGGTGAGCAGTATTGGTGGTGA
- a CDS encoding prepilin peptidase: MWIFIFVLGAAIGSFLNVYIYRIPRDGMSVHSPRRSFCPVCQETIRTFDTIPLLSYLFLRGQCRHCKTGISVLYPCVELATALLFLVMYYRFGLTLEGLLALVFVSLLVPIAVIDTQHYIIPNVLIVVGLILGFVIVSGIAYQRGDVWYLLIRLIGAVVGGTALWLIAVIGSAILRKKAMGGGDIKLMALNGLFLGAWPELAMVIAFSAFSGAIVGTTLIISGIKDRQSPIPYGPFLAGAAVLVLLWGDSLWQTYLQFMGWY, translated from the coding sequence ATGTGGATTTTTATTTTCGTGTTGGGTGCAGCAATCGGAAGTTTTCTCAATGTCTATATCTATCGCATTCCGCGCGATGGCATGTCGGTTCATTCGCCGCGCCGCTCTTTCTGTCCAGTATGCCAAGAGACAATAAGAACGTTTGACACTATCCCACTTTTAAGTTACCTGTTCTTACGCGGACAGTGCCGACACTGCAAAACAGGAATTTCGGTGTTGTATCCGTGTGTTGAACTCGCAACCGCACTCCTATTTCTTGTAATGTATTATCGCTTCGGGTTAACCCTTGAAGGTCTGCTTGCGCTCGTTTTTGTTTCGCTGCTCGTCCCGATTGCTGTCATCGATACGCAGCACTATATTATCCCAAACGTCCTTATAGTGGTCGGGTTGATTCTCGGTTTTGTTATTGTCTCTGGAATTGCGTATCAGCGCGGTGATGTCTGGTATCTGCTCATACGACTTATTGGTGCTGTTGTCGGTGGGACAGCGTTGTGGTTAATTGCCGTGATTGGGAGCGCGATTTTACGTAAAAAAGCGATGGGTGGCGGAGACATCAAGTTGATGGCACTCAACGGATTGTTCCTCGGCGCGTGGCCCGAACTGGCGATGGTCATCGCCTTCTCTGCTTTTAGTGGTGCGATTGTTGGAACGACGCTTATCATTTCTGGCATAAAAGACCGTCAAAGCCCTATTCCGTATGGTCCTTTTCTCGCCGGTGCCGCTGTGCTTGTGCTTTTATGGGGAGATAGCCTCTGGCAGACGTACTTGCAGTTTATGGGGTGGTATTAA
- a CDS encoding formylglycine-generating enzyme family protein: MKTFHTIICLLMFFFTYQIVYAQQAPTAGFVDLEMPLEEALTKITFIVTRLSGEGSNEVVSSEVVFEGEGVIREKDYIELRIPHDFGERVAYSIYTLLSKYAVESNRYIFVPFSKWNGSSRSTVFWYFYVVDKKTLRIVDGIRLGGFLRIEDVVLADAFTNTVSITYIRGGSSRGEVVYDPDKAIKRHLRMIEGKFRDVEDPLSPSDPDMMFVRAGTSWMGSHDDDAADDEKHLHIVYLDAFHIDKYEVTNAQYKKFVDANPRWQKDRIPEKYHDGDYLKHWNGNNYPSGKGNHPVVYVSWYAAMAYAEWRGRRLPTEAEWEKAARGGRHPIKYPWGSSPDLNKANYGGKIGDTTPVGTYEANGYGLYDMAGNVWEWCLDEYDAGFYYISPYRNPVAGGTVDSILSDWTNVKNVRVLRGGSWVSDVQFMVVSDRTRFTPRITNNARGFRCVKPVTPDLATENGKPISKQVAITSQSSGVFFQLVEPIKFANDTVVTSISKTGIDTLRDLPVRLGENEHINGITIKNEKGEKIHVRTCREYDAALKHGYQPDSTFKIKMSVWFEHQCGLLKALEMATAPQRSYISNPNVGIANLDLLPFAIFPAGRELDATYQEKIENEALVVRARNRNHLVTEGKGIRQSLKEIVRADFNNDGIEDILLFEYHHYIKGTLGNGEIIILTRKSMDEKFEAVRPLNPMPD, translated from the coding sequence ATGAAGACCTTCCATACAATCATTTGTTTGCTAATGTTCTTTTTTACCTATCAGATTGTCTATGCGCAACAAGCACCTACTGCGGGTTTTGTTGATTTGGAAATGCCTCTGGAGGAAGCACTTACTAAAATTACTTTTATTGTTACGCGGTTAAGTGGTGAAGGCAGCAATGAAGTTGTTAGCAGTGAAGTTGTTTTTGAAGGTGAAGGCGTAATCCGGGAAAAAGACTACATAGAACTACGTATACCGCACGACTTTGGGGAGCGTGTCGCCTACAGTATCTATACGCTCCTATCTAAATATGCTGTTGAAAGCAATCGGTATATTTTTGTGCCTTTTTCTAAGTGGAATGGTAGTTCACGTTCAACGGTGTTTTGGTATTTCTATGTAGTAGATAAAAAAACGCTCAGAATTGTTGATGGAATTCGCCTGGGGGGGTTCTTGCGCATTGAGGATGTCGTTTTAGCCGATGCGTTCACCAATACTGTGTCCATTACTTATATTAGGGGAGGGAGCTCGAGGGGTGAAGTTGTATATGACCCCGATAAAGCAATCAAAAGACATCTTCGGATGATAGAAGGTAAATTTCGAGATGTGGAAGATCCTTTAAGTCCGTCCGATCCTGATATGATGTTCGTTCGGGCAGGCACGTCTTGGATGGGAAGCCACGATGACGATGCGGCGGACGATGAAAAGCACCTGCACATCGTCTACCTTGATGCATTTCATATTGACAAATACGAAGTGACGAATGCACAATATAAGAAATTTGTTGATGCGAACCCACGGTGGCAAAAGGATCGTATTCCTGAAAAGTATCATGATGGAGATTATCTGAAACATTGGAATGGGAACAATTACCCATCAGGCAAAGGTAACCATCCCGTTGTTTATGTGAGTTGGTACGCAGCAATGGCATACGCCGAGTGGCGTGGGAGACGCCTTCCGACAGAAGCAGAATGGGAGAAGGCTGCGCGCGGAGGTCGTCATCCTATTAAATACCCGTGGGGTTCTTCTCCTGATTTGAACAAGGCAAACTACGGTGGGAAAATTGGCGATACTACCCCCGTTGGGACCTACGAGGCGAATGGATATGGTTTATACGATATGGCAGGCAATGTTTGGGAATGGTGTCTTGATGAATACGATGCAGGTTTCTATTATATTTCTCCGTATCGTAATCCTGTTGCAGGTGGGACTGTAGATAGTATTTTATCTGATTGGACGAATGTTAAAAACGTCCGTGTGCTACGCGGCGGTTCTTGGGTCAGTGATGTCCAATTTATGGTAGTTTCTGATCGGACGCGGTTCACACCTCGGATCACGAACAATGCCCGTGGATTCCGTTGTGTGAAACCTGTAACACCTGATCTTGCTACAGAGAACGGCAAGCCGATCAGTAAACAAGTTGCCATAACATCGCAGAGTTCTGGAGTTTTTTTTCAATTGGTTGAGCCCATAAAGTTTGCCAATGACACCGTGGTGACATCTATCTCTAAAACTGGTATTGACACCCTCCGGGATTTACCAGTTCGCCTTGGGGAGAATGAGCATATTAATGGGATAACGATAAAGAACGAAAAAGGCGAAAAGATCCATGTGCGAACGTGTAGAGAGTATGATGCCGCGCTTAAGCATGGCTATCAGCCCGACTCGACCTTTAAAATAAAAATGTCTGTTTGGTTTGAGCATCAATGTGGTTTGCTAAAGGCTTTGGAGATGGCAACTGCTCCCCAGCGAAGTTACATATCAAATCCTAATGTGGGGATAGCGAACTTAGATTTACTCCCCTTTGCTATCTTCCCAGCAGGAAGAGAGTTGGACGCGACCTATCAGGAAAAAATTGAAAACGAAGCACTCGTGGTTAGAGCAAGGAATCGAAATCATTTGGTCACTGAAGGGAAAGGAATCAGACAATCGTTAAAGGAAATAGTCCGTGCTGACTTTAACAACGACGGTATTGAAGACATTTTGCTCTTTGAATATCACCATTACATAAAAGGGACCCTGGGAAATGGAGAGATTATTATCTTAACCCGTAAATCAATGGATGAAAAATTTGAGGCAGTGCGACCCCTAAATCCGATGCCAGATTGA
- a CDS encoding nitroreductase, with translation MDVKDAILSRRTIFKFEQKPVPDDVIEQVFSFGIWAPNHHVTEPWRFIVIGEKTKLTLADRYREIKMEDTPDHVDAENLKKIGELAYEKFMSKPTIIAVSCVQEGDEQRKREDYAAACCAMQNVQLAAWDAGVGMQWSTGRITMEENTYQLLGIDSSQEYIIGFFYTGYPADIGAPKRQPAGDFIRWVA, from the coding sequence ATGGATGTTAAAGACGCGATTCTTTCAAGACGCACGATTTTTAAGTTTGAACAGAAACCGGTGCCAGATGATGTCATTGAACAGGTTTTCAGTTTTGGGATATGGGCACCGAATCACCATGTCACCGAACCGTGGCGTTTTATCGTGATTGGCGAGAAAACGAAACTAACCCTTGCAGATCGCTATCGCGAGATCAAGATGGAAGATACGCCTGACCACGTTGATGCCGAAAATCTTAAGAAAATCGGTGAACTGGCTTACGAGAAATTCATGTCGAAGCCGACGATTATCGCTGTTTCTTGCGTACAAGAAGGGGACGAGCAACGTAAACGCGAAGATTATGCCGCTGCCTGCTGTGCGATGCAAAACGTCCAACTCGCCGCATGGGATGCCGGAGTCGGAATGCAGTGGAGTACGGGCAGGATCACGATGGAAGAGAATACCTATCAATTGCTCGGCATTGATTCTTCACAAGAGTATATTATCGGCTTCTTCTACACGGGTTACCCCGCCGACATCGGCGCACCGAAGCGACAACCCGCAGGCGATTTCATCCGTTGGGTGGCATAG
- a CDS encoding amidohydrolase family protein encodes MIIDTHTHFYDPTRPEGVPWPNPNDEVLYRRVMPEDYKILAVPEGVTGTVVVEASKWLEDNRWILDLAAEEPFIVGFVGHLEPTADFEDNLNRFSANPLFRGIRLGSGHLRTIGDPTFLASIEKLAAKELTLDLLINPEALSILPTLVEHTPEMRIVINHIAGARISEQPPDAAWVSAIREVARYPNIYCKVSGLAEHTGQIPAPTDVAYYTPTIDVLWDAFGEDRLIYGSNWPVSERFASYEVVQKIVNDYFSAKGDAVKAKFFWQNAKAAYQLTI; translated from the coding sequence ATGATTATTGATACACATACGCATTTCTACGATCCGACACGTCCTGAAGGCGTGCCGTGGCCCAATCCGAACGATGAAGTCCTCTACCGACGCGTTATGCCCGAAGACTACAAAATCCTCGCAGTCCCTGAAGGCGTAACAGGCACCGTTGTTGTTGAGGCAAGCAAATGGCTTGAGGATAACCGGTGGATTCTTGACCTCGCCGCAGAAGAACCTTTCATTGTCGGGTTCGTGGGACATTTGGAACCGACAGCTGATTTTGAGGATAATCTGAACCGGTTTTCCGCGAATCCACTTTTTCGCGGGATACGTCTCGGCAGCGGACACCTACGGACAATCGGTGACCCAACGTTCTTGGCGAGTATTGAAAAGTTAGCAGCGAAGGAACTCACCTTGGATCTGCTAATTAACCCCGAAGCCTTATCCATCTTACCGACGCTGGTCGAGCATACACCGGAAATGCGGATTGTCATCAATCATATTGCCGGGGCACGCATATCCGAACAACCGCCTGATGCAGCATGGGTCTCAGCAATCCGTGAGGTGGCTCGCTATCCGAACATCTACTGTAAGGTATCGGGGTTAGCGGAACACACCGGGCAAATTCCCGCGCCAACCGATGTCGCCTATTACACCCCAACGATAGATGTCTTGTGGGACGCGTTTGGTGAAGACCGGCTCATCTACGGAAGCAATTGGCCCGTCTCTGAACGCTTCGCATCTTACGAAGTCGTCCAAAAGATTGTGAACGACTACTTCAGCGCGAAAGGCGATGCAGTCAAAGCGAAGTTCTTCTGGCAGAACGCCAAAGCAGCGTATCAGTTAACGATTTAG
- a CDS encoding tetratricopeptide repeat protein, with protein sequence MHNAVFFFCINVRLFIVVGLLTYLLSGCNPSDQAQQQRRELQRDALRLEMGQALNPTDAEGYIQLGKIYRELGEYEKALDAFQGAIALDDEHAHAYNNLGLVYIDLGLYVLAIDMFQAALEFDPGNPAFYNNLGYAYDKTDQFAEALAAFRTAIEEDPTFVDAYNNLADAYLYREMYQEAIQQYEAALEIEAGDADVYFNLGFAYEETGEFLRAIQSYERGISLDSSDAEAYYRLAQVYEKNGDTLMMRRYLEAFLMRARDIPYLQEQVRTAEELLDR encoded by the coding sequence GTGCATAATGCTGTTTTTTTCTTTTGTATTAATGTTAGGCTTTTCATCGTAGTTGGACTCTTAACCTATTTGCTATCGGGATGTAATCCGTCCGATCAGGCACAGCAACAGCGGCGCGAACTTCAACGTGATGCTTTGCGGCTTGAAATGGGACAGGCACTCAACCCGACAGATGCGGAGGGGTACATCCAACTCGGAAAAATCTATCGCGAATTGGGTGAGTACGAGAAAGCACTGGACGCGTTTCAGGGTGCTATCGCACTTGATGACGAGCACGCACACGCCTACAACAATCTCGGTCTGGTTTATATTGATCTCGGTCTGTATGTCCTCGCTATTGATATGTTCCAGGCCGCGCTTGAGTTCGATCCCGGAAATCCTGCCTTCTATAACAACCTCGGCTATGCGTACGATAAAACCGACCAATTTGCTGAAGCTCTCGCCGCCTTTCGTACCGCAATTGAAGAAGATCCAACCTTCGTTGATGCCTATAACAACCTCGCGGATGCGTATCTCTACCGCGAAATGTATCAGGAGGCTATCCAGCAGTATGAAGCAGCCCTTGAAATAGAAGCCGGGGACGCTGATGTCTATTTCAATCTCGGTTTCGCTTACGAGGAGACTGGGGAATTCCTCCGCGCCATCCAGTCCTATGAAAGAGGTATATCCCTCGATAGCAGCGACGCAGAGGCATATTATCGCCTTGCACAGGTGTATGAGAAAAATGGTGACACACTCATGATGCGTCGTTATCTGGAGGCGTTCTTAATGCGCGCGAGGGATATTCCATACCTCCAAGAGCAGGTTCGCACCGCTGAGGAACTGCTGGATAGGTAG
- a CDS encoding DNA methyltransferase: protein MTNHNSPEQFTLFPTDTEPQLPRNDSTSGEIELVSFRELVPEIKDTGYLTHAIFAYPAKFIPQIVRYAITTYTKEGDWIVDPFAGSGTVGVEAYLCKRNTFLLDLNLLLNHIMPLKVYRGKERLREADLFKLLEDMRESKHQFIPHWSSVDYWYPPEILEVLTYYWGFINNTDNSIYCDIIKSALLKAGKRFSYTEDRTPKLARSKRKLKAVEELLKENWRDQLDEMVHSLSLKTLKSLNDFVMSTQQYTSESKVAFKGGVDSSYVTVPWTCDALITSPPYLQAQEYIRSTKMELFWLGHTEEEVRELSRLEIPYRKADRIVQTETLNKIREMLTREDLRKRLDSYFCHTVNALENAMNQLKPNAAACIFVGNPRIDGITVELWRILAEYFTERGFTFEKVYEDRIQTRKLFGARKNKNPDGMKSEFLLILRKDTTYPAVPQRCEPALGGMEYPSRALRTPPDNDAS, encoded by the coding sequence ATGACAAACCATAATTCGCCAGAACAGTTCACACTTTTCCCGACAGACACCGAACCTCAGCTCCCAAGAAACGACTCTACATCTGGCGAAATAGAGTTGGTTTCGTTCCGAGAGCTCGTCCCTGAAATCAAAGACACCGGCTATTTGACACATGCCATCTTTGCTTATCCTGCGAAATTCATTCCACAGATTGTTCGGTATGCGATTACGACCTACACAAAGGAAGGCGATTGGATCGTGGATCCGTTTGCAGGCTCAGGAACGGTGGGGGTTGAGGCGTATCTGTGCAAACGTAATACCTTTCTCCTTGATTTGAATCTACTTCTAAACCACATCATGCCATTGAAGGTCTATCGTGGAAAAGAGCGGCTGCGCGAAGCGGATTTGTTCAAACTATTAGAGGATATGAGAGAAAGCAAACACCAGTTTATACCGCATTGGTCGAGTGTTGATTACTGGTACCCGCCTGAAATTTTAGAGGTATTGACCTATTATTGGGGATTTATCAATAACACGGACAACAGTATCTATTGCGACATTATCAAATCAGCGTTGTTGAAGGCGGGCAAACGGTTCTCCTATACAGAAGACAGAACTCCTAAACTTGCGAGATCCAAGCGTAAGTTGAAAGCTGTAGAGGAGCTGCTAAAGGAAAATTGGAGAGACCAATTAGATGAAATGGTTCACAGTCTCTCCTTGAAGACGTTAAAAAGCCTCAACGACTTCGTGATGTCCACACAACAGTATACATCCGAAAGTAAGGTTGCGTTTAAGGGTGGGGTGGATTCGTCTTACGTTACGGTGCCGTGGACGTGTGATGCTTTGATAACGTCGCCCCCGTATCTTCAAGCGCAAGAATATATCCGCTCGACGAAGATGGAACTGTTTTGGTTGGGACACACTGAGGAAGAGGTTAGAGAGTTATCACGGCTTGAAATCCCGTATCGGAAGGCAGATCGGATTGTTCAAACAGAAACGCTAAATAAAATCAGAGAGATGCTCACGCGGGAGGATCTCCGAAAACGGTTGGACTCCTATTTCTGTCACACAGTCAATGCCCTTGAAAACGCAATGAATCAGTTGAAACCGAATGCTGCTGCCTGTATCTTCGTCGGCAATCCACGAATTGACGGTATAACGGTCGAATTGTGGCGGATATTAGCGGAGTATTTTACGGAACGCGGGTTTACGTTTGAAAAGGTTTACGAGGATCGGATTCAGACACGAAAACTTTTCGGGGCGCGGAAAAACAAGAACCCGGATGGTATGAAATCGGAATTCCTGCTAATTCTGCGGAAGGACACTACCTATCCAGCAGTTCCTCAGCGGTGCGAACCTGCTCTTGGAGGTATGGAATATCCCTCGCGCGCATTAAGAACGCCTCCAGATAACGACGCATCATGA
- a CDS encoding cytochrome bc complex cytochrome b subunit — protein MEGRKDGRSEGWMAFMRERLPLESVDRHLRKPLPKHINLLFSLGSLAMFLLLLQAVTGAFLALYYSPSPEHAHNAVTYISEEVPFGAFVRGLHHWGASAMVIIVFLHLLRVVLYGSYKAPRELTWIFGVFLLLIVLGFGFTGYLLPWDEKAYWATVVGVEIASTAPVLGDFVAKVMRGGAEIGAVTLSRFYALHTIWLPWLAFGLVGVHLFFVRYYGSSGKPENTPEEMKTGKPFYPDQVFEDVVGMLILFAVLASVALFVPVPLEDVADPTNADYDPRPEWYFLFLFQLLKYFQGPFEIIGTFVIPTVGMVLLLLLPFLDKSERVVLWKRPVALTVTSVCVIGIVGLTILGASSPKLETQETSQSTEQVQGTVTPDTETESVEEAEVVFDFQLTEEEVGGTEDGEAVFDFQLTEEELE, from the coding sequence ATGGAAGGTCGGAAGGATGGAAGGTCGGAAGGGTGGATGGCGTTTATGCGTGAACGCCTTCCATTAGAGTCGGTGGACAGACACCTCCGCAAACCGCTGCCGAAACATATTAATCTGCTATTCTCGCTCGGTAGCTTGGCGATGTTTCTGCTCCTCCTTCAAGCTGTCACAGGTGCTTTCCTTGCGTTATACTATTCACCCTCACCCGAACACGCCCATAACGCCGTAACCTATATCAGCGAAGAGGTTCCGTTCGGTGCCTTCGTGCGGGGCTTGCACCATTGGGGCGCGAGCGCGATGGTCATCATCGTGTTTCTGCATCTGCTCCGTGTTGTTCTCTACGGTTCATACAAAGCACCGCGCGAACTCACCTGGATATTCGGCGTTTTCCTACTATTGATTGTGCTCGGTTTCGGATTTACAGGCTACCTGCTCCCGTGGGACGAGAAGGCGTATTGGGCAACGGTTGTCGGTGTGGAAATCGCCAGCACTGCGCCCGTGTTAGGTGATTTTGTCGCGAAGGTGATGCGCGGTGGCGCAGAGATAGGTGCCGTGACGCTGTCGAGGTTCTACGCACTTCACACCATCTGGTTGCCGTGGTTAGCTTTCGGCTTGGTCGGTGTGCATCTCTTCTTCGTCCGATATTACGGTTCTTCAGGTAAACCGGAAAACACGCCAGAAGAGATGAAGACTGGGAAACCGTTCTATCCCGATCAGGTATTTGAAGATGTTGTCGGCATGTTGATCCTCTTTGCAGTCCTTGCATCTGTCGCCCTATTTGTTCCCGTTCCGCTTGAAGATGTCGCTGATCCGACGAATGCGGATTATGACCCGCGACCCGAGTGGTATTTTCTATTTCTGTTTCAACTCCTGAAATACTTCCAGGGTCCCTTTGAGATCATTGGGACGTTTGTCATCCCGACAGTCGGCATGGTGCTATTGCTCCTCCTTCCGTTTTTAGACAAAAGCGAGCGGGTTGTTCTCTGGAAACGTCCAGTCGCGTTGACGGTCACAAGCGTCTGTGTCATAGGAATTGTCGGTCTGACTATCCTCGGCGCAAGTTCTCCGAAACTCGAAACACAAGAGACCTCACAATCTACAGAACAAGTCCAAGGCACTGTAACGCCGGACACAGAGACGGAATCAGTTGAAGAGGCGGAGGTGGTTTTTGATTTTCAGTTGACGGAAGAGGAAGTTGGTGGAACGGAAGATGGGGAAGCGGTCTTCGACTTTCAACTCACCGAAGAAGAATTGGAATAG
- a CDS encoding ubiquinol-cytochrome c reductase iron-sulfur subunit produces the protein MEKKESRRSFLELATALIGGILSLAAGIPLIGFAISPAFKKPESKWVDLGLADRLRNSRFKKVDYTFTAKDGWVQATKKRSVYVTDTGNGEWSVFSRTCSHLGCLVRWDEQKESFLCPCHGAIFDKTGAVVAGPPPEPLQRLETKVEAGILYVKET, from the coding sequence ATGGAGAAGAAAGAGAGCAGACGTTCATTTTTAGAACTCGCAACAGCACTGATTGGTGGAATTCTGAGCCTCGCCGCCGGAATTCCGCTCATCGGTTTTGCGATCTCACCTGCTTTTAAGAAGCCGGAATCGAAATGGGTCGATTTGGGACTCGCTGATCGGCTGAGAAACAGTCGCTTTAAAAAGGTAGATTACACCTTCACCGCGAAAGACGGCTGGGTTCAAGCGACGAAAAAACGTTCCGTCTATGTAACCGACACCGGCAATGGGGAGTGGAGCGTTTTCTCGCGTACCTGTTCGCACCTCGGTTGTCTCGTCCGGTGGGATGAGCAGAAGGAATCTTTCCTCTGTCCGTGTCACGGTGCGATATTCGATAAGACTGGCGCGGTTGTTGCGGGTCCGCCGCCAGAGCCGTTGCAGAGACTCGAGACCAAAGTGGAAGCCGGTATTTTATACGTGAAGGAGACGTAG